In a genomic window of Nocardiopsis mwathae:
- a CDS encoding glutamate ABC transporter substrate-binding protein — translation MRQWGTGVLAAGMSVVLTACAAGLAETDSIAAGQGELRIGVKGDQPSISAATDDGGFEGFDVDVAHYIAQSLGYGPEDVTLVEVASKEREQALLDRNEETGVDLVVASYSITPERKTRVAFGGPYYVAHQDILVAADDDSVADVHDLEGKTLCQEKGSNSANRITRERGIEVAEVVEAPSYGGCTAQLADGDVDAVSTDDLILAGYMARAPGKFRLVNAPFTDERYGVGVARDDRAGCEAVNTAITRMYQDDTAGKLLTKWFGATGLRVTESVPQFEGCA, via the coding sequence GTGAGGCAGTGGGGGACGGGAGTACTCGCCGCCGGGATGTCGGTGGTGCTGACCGCGTGCGCGGCGGGGCTGGCGGAGACCGATTCGATCGCGGCCGGCCAGGGTGAGTTGCGTATCGGAGTCAAGGGCGACCAGCCGAGTATCAGCGCGGCCACCGACGACGGCGGCTTCGAGGGGTTCGATGTGGACGTCGCCCACTACATCGCCCAGAGCCTCGGGTACGGGCCGGAGGACGTGACGCTCGTCGAGGTCGCGTCCAAGGAGCGGGAGCAGGCGCTGCTCGACCGGAACGAGGAGACCGGCGTCGACCTGGTCGTGGCGAGCTACTCGATCACCCCCGAGCGCAAGACCCGGGTGGCCTTCGGCGGCCCCTACTACGTCGCCCACCAGGACATCCTCGTCGCGGCCGACGACGACTCGGTCGCCGACGTGCACGACCTGGAGGGCAAGACGCTGTGCCAGGAGAAGGGGTCGAACTCCGCCAACCGGATCACCCGGGAGCGCGGCATCGAGGTGGCGGAGGTCGTCGAAGCGCCCAGCTACGGCGGCTGCACCGCCCAGCTCGCCGACGGCGACGTGGACGCCGTCTCCACCGACGACCTCATCCTGGCCGGGTACATGGCGCGGGCCCCCGGAAAGTTCCGGCTGGTGAACGCGCCCTTCACCGACGAGAGGTACGGGGTCGGGGTGGCCAGGGACGACCGGGCCGGCTGCGAGGCCGTCAACACCGCGATCACCAGGATGTACCAGGACGACACCGCGGGAAAGCTGCTGACCAAGTGGTTCGGCGCGACCGGGCTGCGGGTCACCGAGAGCGTGCCGCAGTTCGAGGGCTGCGCGTGA
- a CDS encoding DUF6221 family protein, with product MTIVEFLSARLAEAEQVAHAASPATGGPPRALADVQAKRRIINGYGHAYRACMGALEHPGSSDASGAWSALHAWRRALECLAAVYDDHPDFDPSWKAGV from the coding sequence GTGACCATCGTCGAGTTCCTGAGTGCCCGCCTGGCCGAGGCCGAACAGGTGGCGCACGCCGCATCCCCCGCCACCGGCGGACCACCGCGCGCGCTGGCCGACGTGCAGGCCAAGCGGCGCATCATCAACGGCTACGGCCACGCCTACCGCGCCTGCATGGGCGCCCTCGAACACCCTGGGAGCAGCGACGCCAGCGGGGCCTGGTCGGCCCTGCACGCCTGGCGCCGCGCCCTGGAGTGCCTGGCCGCCGTCTACGACGACCACCCCGACTTCGACCCGTCCTGGAAGGCGGGCGTCTGA